A part of Cotesia glomerata isolate CgM1 linkage group LG4, MPM_Cglom_v2.3, whole genome shotgun sequence genomic DNA contains:
- the LOC123263344 gene encoding ras-related protein Rab-27A gives MDYDYLIKFLALGDSGVGKTSFLYQYTDGIFTSRFVSTVGIDFREKRVIHKNATGRQQRVHLQLWDTAGQERFRSLTTAFYRDSMGFLLLFDLTNEQSFLEVRNWLEQLKTHAYCEEPDIILCGNKVDLEDRRVISEEKARELAKKHGMPYLETSAATGHNISQAIELLLDRVMTRMEATMDTALLPHQKVLRCHDPELPPSNTCYC, from the exons ATGGATTAtgattatttgataaaatttctgGCACTTGGTGACTCGGGTGTTGGTAAAACTAGTTTTTTGTATCAGTACACTGATGGAATTTTTACTTCACGCTTTGTATCAACTGTTGGAATTGATTTCCGTGAAAAACGGgtg ATCCATAAAAATGCAACTGGAAGACAGCAGAGGGTTCATTTACAACTTTGGGACACTGCAGGTCAAGAAAG GTTCCGAAGTTTAACAACGGCATTTTACCGAGACTCAATGGGATTTTTGTTGCTATTTGACCTGACAAATGAGCAATCGTTTCTGGAAGTTAGAAATTGGTTGGAACAATTAAAG acaCATGCGTACTGTGAGGAGCCAGATATAATTTTGTGTGGAAACAAAGTTGATCTTGAGGACAGAAGggtcataagtgaagaaaaagCTCGTGAATTAGCAAAAAAACAtgg GATGCCTTATTTAGAAACAAGTGCAGCAACTGGTCACAACATTTCCCAAGCTATCGAATTACTATTAGACAGAGTTATGACCAGGATGGAAGCAACAATGGACACTGCGTTGTTGCCTCATCAAAAAGTGCTGCGTTGCCATGACCCGGAACTGCCACCTAGTAATACTTGCTATTGCTGA